From one Bifidobacterium sp. WK012_4_13 genomic stretch:
- the aroA gene encoding 3-phosphoshikimate 1-carboxyvinyltransferase has protein sequence MTEQHPQPQASHTTLAEEAGGDVSWAAPTPLRPLDATVTVPGSKSLSNRYLILAALSSQTVTIRGLLRSRDTSLMIQALEQLGVDIEGESSSSTTVRITPPRETRRVEGAPRFRGNVTIFCGLAGTVMRFLPALALFADGTVRFDGDPQAYERPMKPILDGLEQLGATVQYHGRTGFLPFSVTPPEVIAHDEVSIDSSASSQFISGLLLAASSLPRGLRLHHTASALPSLPHINMTVADIAKAGGHVAVDESAHVWKVEHHALQLPRSVTVEPDLSNAAPFLGAALLAQGSVRIPFWPKATTQPGGLLPSILERIGGSVDFPEEGGVRFCRVRSDGTIHGLGDFDLEAAGELAPSIAALLTFADSETAMMGIAHLRGHETNRLAAMVREIRRVGGRAVETEDGVVIRPVEASRLHGETIRSYHDHRMATFGAMLGLRIGGIQVENIETTGKTLPDFVAMWRNMLSYGHENTKSE, from the coding sequence ATGACCGAGCAGCATCCACAACCACAGGCATCGCACACCACGCTCGCAGAGGAAGCCGGAGGTGACGTTTCTTGGGCCGCACCGACTCCGTTGAGACCTTTGGATGCAACCGTCACCGTACCCGGAAGCAAATCTCTGTCGAACAGATATCTGATCCTTGCGGCATTGAGCTCGCAGACCGTGACGATACGCGGCCTGCTGCGCTCGCGAGACACCAGCCTGATGATTCAGGCGCTCGAACAGCTAGGAGTGGACATCGAGGGGGAGTCATCATCATCGACGACCGTGCGGATAACACCCCCAAGAGAGACTCGGAGAGTCGAAGGCGCGCCTCGTTTTCGAGGCAATGTCACCATTTTCTGCGGCTTGGCCGGAACGGTCATGAGATTCCTTCCCGCGCTTGCGCTCTTTGCCGATGGCACCGTTCGCTTCGATGGCGATCCTCAAGCATATGAAAGGCCGATGAAGCCGATACTTGACGGCTTGGAACAGCTCGGTGCGACGGTCCAATACCATGGCAGGACTGGATTCCTGCCATTCTCGGTCACGCCACCGGAGGTCATAGCCCATGATGAGGTCAGCATTGATTCATCGGCTTCCTCGCAGTTCATATCGGGGCTGTTGCTGGCAGCGTCGTCGTTGCCCCGAGGCCTGCGGCTGCATCACACGGCCTCTGCTCTCCCAAGCTTGCCGCATATCAATATGACCGTTGCAGACATCGCTAAGGCGGGTGGCCATGTTGCCGTGGACGAATCCGCGCATGTCTGGAAGGTCGAGCATCACGCGCTGCAGCTTCCTCGATCCGTCACTGTCGAACCCGATCTGTCGAACGCCGCTCCCTTCCTTGGCGCGGCGCTGCTTGCACAGGGCTCGGTCCGCATTCCTTTCTGGCCGAAGGCCACGACCCAGCCTGGGGGACTGCTTCCATCCATCCTGGAGCGCATCGGAGGAAGCGTCGATTTCCCCGAAGAGGGAGGCGTCCGCTTTTGCAGGGTCAGATCGGATGGCACGATTCACGGGCTTGGAGATTTCGACCTGGAAGCGGCTGGCGAGTTGGCGCCTTCGATCGCAGCATTGCTCACATTCGCCGATTCGGAAACTGCAATGATGGGAATCGCTCATCTGCGCGGTCATGAGACCAACAGGCTTGCGGCGATGGTCCGCGAGATTCGACGAGTCGGTGGCAGAGCCGTCGAAACCGAGGATGGCGTGGTCATTCGGCCCGTCGAGGCGTCTCGCCTGCATGGCGAGACGATCAGGAGCTATCACGATCATCGCATGGCGACCTTTGGCGCGATGCTCGGTCTGCGCATAGGTGGCATCCAAGTCGAGAACATCGAGACAACGGGCAAGACACTGCCTGACTTCGTCGCAATGTGGCGGAATATGCTCTCTTATGGCCACGAGAACACGAAGAGCGAATAA
- the pta gene encoding phosphate acetyltransferase: MSLTTSFTILSPESANGRNVVAYGLVSLLSRQRKTAVFRPVACRHELFTNDLIAASGMNMSPDIVRATCPKEARDDTDRARTAIVSAYYRLQSTYTPEITVIVGTDKSRIADPSMFGFNAEIAADLKSPVVLAVCSIDRTANQLLETVKAHIKAVNDAGSSVVALFITGCTEENLDEMKEAVLPLGLPAWSLPAVSIEAGNGEDLARALHAFEDNVDASAVLSALACPAALSETPCSFQFGLLTKAQEAHKTIVLPEGEDDRIIKSANFLLSRSIVDLIIVGERDGILTRAKKLGLLNLDHAKFQSMHDEAMLERMAAKLCELRASKGMTEEKARIALRDPSYFGTMLVVLGLADGLVSGAINSTANTVRPALQLIKTKPGVSIVSGAFLMCFKDHVAVFSDCAINLNPNPQQLADIAAQSAQTARSFGIDPKVGMLSYSTLGSGKGPDVDLVEEATAILQEKEPDLPVVGPIQFDAAWSEEVAATKAKGNPVAGHVNVFIFPNLSAGNIAYKAVQRSSGAVAVGPILQGLNKPVNDLSRGALVEDIINTVALTAISA, from the coding sequence TTGAGTCTTACAACCAGCTTCACCATACTGAGTCCCGAATCTGCAAACGGTCGCAATGTCGTTGCCTATGGCCTGGTCAGCCTGCTGTCAAGGCAGAGGAAGACCGCAGTGTTCCGACCGGTCGCATGCAGGCATGAACTGTTCACCAACGATCTGATTGCTGCTTCCGGAATGAACATGTCGCCAGACATCGTGCGTGCCACCTGCCCGAAAGAGGCACGAGACGACACCGACAGGGCGCGGACTGCGATCGTCTCGGCATATTACCGTCTGCAAAGCACCTATACGCCAGAGATCACGGTTATCGTCGGGACTGACAAATCCAGGATCGCGGATCCCTCGATGTTCGGATTCAATGCGGAGATCGCCGCTGACCTCAAGTCTCCCGTGGTGCTCGCAGTGTGTTCGATCGATCGAACGGCCAATCAGCTTCTCGAAACAGTCAAGGCCCACATCAAGGCAGTGAACGATGCTGGAAGCTCGGTCGTGGCGCTGTTCATCACCGGCTGCACGGAGGAGAATCTCGATGAGATGAAAGAGGCGGTGCTCCCCCTTGGATTGCCTGCATGGTCGCTTCCTGCCGTATCGATCGAGGCTGGAAACGGCGAGGATCTCGCCAGGGCGCTTCATGCATTCGAAGACAATGTCGATGCTTCTGCGGTGCTTTCGGCGCTGGCCTGCCCGGCGGCACTTTCCGAAACCCCCTGCTCCTTCCAGTTCGGTCTGCTGACCAAGGCCCAGGAGGCACACAAAACGATCGTCCTGCCTGAGGGTGAGGATGACCGAATCATCAAGTCCGCGAACTTCTTGCTTTCCCGCTCCATCGTCGATCTGATAATCGTCGGCGAACGCGATGGTATCCTCACGCGCGCAAAGAAGCTCGGTCTGTTGAATCTCGACCACGCCAAGTTCCAGTCGATGCATGATGAAGCCATGCTTGAACGTATGGCCGCCAAGCTCTGCGAGCTGAGGGCCAGCAAGGGCATGACCGAGGAGAAGGCACGCATCGCGCTCAGGGATCCTTCCTATTTCGGCACGATGCTCGTGGTTCTGGGACTTGCCGACGGACTCGTCTCTGGAGCGATCAATTCGACCGCGAACACGGTCAGACCCGCATTGCAGCTTATCAAGACCAAGCCAGGCGTCTCGATAGTGTCGGGTGCCTTCCTGATGTGCTTCAAGGATCACGTGGCCGTCTTCTCGGATTGCGCCATCAATCTCAACCCCAATCCCCAGCAATTGGCCGACATAGCGGCACAGTCAGCGCAGACGGCCCGCTCCTTTGGCATCGACCCGAAGGTTGGCATGCTTTCCTATTCGACCCTTGGATCGGGAAAGGGGCCCGATGTCGATCTGGTCGAGGAGGCGACGGCGATCCTTCAGGAGAAGGAGCCCGATCTTCCGGTCGTCGGTCCGATTCAGTTCGATGCGGCATGGTCAGAGGAAGTCGCCGCGACGAAGGCCAAGGGCAATCCCGTCGCAGGTCATGTCAATGTCTTTATCTTCCCCAATCTCAGTGCCGGAAACATCGCGTACAAGGCGGTGCAGCGCTCTTCCGGAGCGGTCGCGGTGGGTCCGATACTTCAGGGTCTTAACAAGCCCGTGAACGATCTTTCGCGCGGAGCGCTTGTCGAAGACATCATCAACACCGTCGCGCTCACCGCCATTTCAGCGTGA
- a CDS encoding LysR substrate-binding domain-containing protein, whose amino-acid sequence MKTNEVNFAALQTLIAVFETREFTAAADELKVSQSTVSKRIASLESLFGKPLFIRHAKRELRPTQAGRALYAEATQIVHMWSGSVYRMTSSNFQKTPFTLLLSHTASSTLLPHVMQGLESSLATMSLSVHTMNSEHIIDSILGKRAQMGIIEKPVTTDLVDLKVLRQDQLVLAGQTHGTQTGMRRSDDPDGDADRNEVWLLREAGSGVRYFTDLYFQSTGISPRNVIELDSNEKIRAVLSTGIGCTLMSKDSVPAGVPIRRLGPPFIRNFYAVTPKSGLNPAQSKLANMIASLAQ is encoded by the coding sequence ATGAAGACGAATGAAGTGAACTTTGCAGCATTGCAGACGCTTATAGCCGTCTTCGAGACCAGGGAATTCACGGCGGCAGCCGATGAGTTGAAAGTCTCGCAGTCCACCGTTTCCAAGAGGATCGCATCCTTGGAGAGCCTCTTCGGCAAGCCTCTCTTCATCCGGCACGCCAAAAGGGAGCTTCGACCCACACAGGCAGGGCGAGCCCTGTATGCAGAGGCGACGCAGATCGTGCACATGTGGTCAGGATCGGTGTATCGCATGACAAGCAGCAACTTCCAGAAAACGCCGTTCACGCTTCTGCTTTCCCACACCGCCTCAAGCACTCTTCTGCCGCATGTCATGCAGGGTCTGGAATCAAGTCTGGCAACGATGAGTCTGTCAGTCCATACCATGAATTCCGAGCACATCATCGATTCCATCCTTGGGAAACGGGCGCAGATGGGAATAATCGAGAAGCCCGTGACCACCGATCTGGTCGACCTTAAGGTTCTTCGCCAGGATCAGCTCGTTCTCGCAGGCCAGACCCATGGCACGCAGACGGGCATGAGGCGCAGCGACGATCCTGACGGCGATGCGGATCGGAATGAGGTATGGCTGCTTCGCGAAGCGGGATCGGGAGTCAGATATTTCACCGATCTGTATTTCCAGTCGACAGGCATCTCGCCTAGGAATGTGATCGAGCTCGATAGCAACGAAAAAATACGCGCGGTTCTGTCGACTGGCATAGGCTGCACGCTCATGTCGAAGGACTCGGTTCCGGCAGGCGTGCCGATTCGAAGGCTGGGACCTCCCTTCATACGCAACTTCTATGCAGTTACGCCAAAGAGTGGTCTGAATCCGGCACAGTCGAAGCTTGCCAATATGATTGCCTCCCTTGCCCAGTAG
- the hisN gene encoding histidinol-phosphatase yields MSQTSPNSSSVDDEYDRPHYRQESFEKELAANPYREDLLLALHMADEADKVTSARFGALDLHIEDKPDHTPVTDADRETEATLRGIIERNRPGDSVYGEELGKAESTGRRWILDPIDGTKNFVRGVPVWATLIGLEVNHELVVGVVSSPFLHNRWFAAQGGGAFMGMDVDHASRIHVSKVSRLEHASMSLSSLSGWKERGDRNRLIELTDRLWRLRGFGDFWQYMLVAQGAIDIAAEPELDLYDMAALVPIVTEAGGSFTDLQGNPGPWGGCGVATNGPLHEQVLDYLRL; encoded by the coding sequence ATGTCACAGACCTCACCAAACAGTTCATCCGTCGATGACGAATATGACAGGCCACATTATCGTCAGGAATCGTTCGAGAAGGAGCTTGCTGCGAACCCGTATCGCGAAGACCTGCTCCTTGCACTGCACATGGCGGACGAGGCGGACAAGGTAACGTCCGCTCGATTCGGCGCTCTCGATCTGCATATCGAGGACAAGCCGGACCATACGCCGGTCACCGACGCCGACCGGGAGACAGAGGCGACGCTTCGCGGCATCATCGAACGCAATCGTCCCGGGGACAGCGTCTATGGAGAAGAGCTGGGCAAGGCCGAATCGACAGGCCGGCGCTGGATTCTCGATCCGATCGATGGAACCAAGAACTTCGTGAGAGGCGTTCCCGTTTGGGCCACGCTGATAGGTCTCGAAGTCAACCATGAGCTGGTCGTTGGAGTCGTTTCCTCGCCATTCCTCCATAATCGGTGGTTTGCGGCACAGGGTGGCGGCGCGTTCATGGGCATGGACGTCGACCATGCCTCCCGGATTCATGTATCCAAGGTAAGTCGACTGGAGCATGCCTCGATGTCGCTGTCATCGCTTTCCGGTTGGAAGGAGCGCGGCGACAGGAACAGGCTCATCGAGCTGACCGACAGACTGTGGAGATTGCGCGGCTTCGGTGATTTCTGGCAATACATGCTGGTCGCCCAGGGAGCCATTGACATTGCCGCAGAACCTGAGCTCGATCTCTACGACATGGCGGCCCTGGTTCCCATCGTTACCGAGGCAGGTGGCAGCTTCACCGATCTGCAGGGCAATCCCGGGCCTTGGGGCGGATGCGGCGTGGCGACGAACGGACCCTTGCATGAGCAGGTCCTTGATTATCTACGGCTCTGA
- a CDS encoding ABC transporter permease, producing the protein MGRHQRAETSGLISFLICAIAAAIMVKIYVEMAPPIWQVTRRMFMVSSGFVTFCGVSSFIVGYARNSNSLNLQRGWWVPVRRSIEIVALSVVYASTIFLSVFAIFGIITDMMGIRIFIGYLPWVSAVFAGVVGYITFVQADLMDAKTIASLLPLFVVSGVTTAGLTTDDPNWWHNNFSQLGDRTTFAARMFNSTLILAGICIIIISYFAISELLTTHRMREDWSRAHLPTPQVGGDSHSHPESIRHFRLRVSILWSLLSLLGIAFIGIGTFRYSPHPILHNVFARGMPGIMCMLLIGLPWIAPQLSKAIYVVSDLSIIICAVAGGFWLEGDNTLTNVEALAGLIFLGWFIVFSRHIAAIEADRAQAQLVYLQSIDTSVAKVAGAPESRLSSDK; encoded by the coding sequence ATGGGCCGGCATCAGCGTGCTGAGACTTCCGGGCTCATTTCCTTTCTAATCTGCGCCATTGCAGCAGCTATTATGGTCAAGATCTATGTTGAGATGGCACCGCCGATCTGGCAGGTCACCCGAAGAATGTTTATGGTCTCATCAGGGTTCGTCACCTTCTGCGGCGTGTCGTCATTCATCGTCGGATATGCCCGAAACTCGAATTCGTTGAATCTTCAGCGTGGATGGTGGGTGCCGGTTAGACGCAGCATCGAGATCGTCGCGCTTTCCGTCGTATACGCTTCGACGATATTCCTCTCCGTCTTCGCGATCTTCGGCATCATCACCGACATGATGGGCATCCGCATCTTCATCGGATACCTGCCGTGGGTAAGCGCAGTCTTCGCCGGGGTGGTGGGATACATAACCTTCGTCCAGGCAGACCTGATGGATGCAAAGACCATCGCATCGCTGCTGCCACTCTTCGTCGTCTCCGGCGTCACGACCGCGGGACTGACCACCGACGACCCGAACTGGTGGCATAATAACTTCTCCCAACTCGGTGACAGAACGACCTTCGCCGCAAGGATGTTCAATTCGACGCTGATACTTGCGGGAATATGCATCATCATCATCAGCTACTTTGCAATCTCGGAGCTGCTCACGACGCATCGCATGCGTGAGGATTGGAGTCGTGCGCATCTTCCGACGCCTCAGGTCGGCGGTGATTCGCACAGTCATCCCGAAAGCATCCGGCATTTCAGGCTGCGTGTCTCGATCCTGTGGTCGCTGCTGTCGCTTCTTGGCATCGCATTCATTGGGATAGGCACTTTCAGATATTCGCCTCATCCCATATTGCACAACGTTTTCGCACGCGGTATGCCCGGCATCATGTGCATGCTGCTGATCGGCCTGCCGTGGATCGCCCCGCAACTCTCCAAGGCGATATATGTGGTTTCGGACCTGAGCATCATCATCTGTGCTGTCGCCGGCGGATTCTGGCTTGAGGGCGACAATACGCTGACGAACGTCGAAGCCCTCGCCGGCCTCATCTTCCTCGGATGGTTCATCGTCTTTTCCCGCCACATCGCCGCGATAGAGGCCGACAGGGCGCAGGCGCAGCTGGTGTATCTACAATCCATCGACACGTCGGTGGCAAAGGTGGCAGGTGCTCCTGAATCGCGCCTGTCCTCCGACAAGTAG
- a CDS encoding acetate/propionate family kinase — translation MAKTVLVINSGSSSIKYQLVDLENGEGLASGLVEKIGEPSDGHYKHEFNGEKHELEEPIPDHEVGLKRVLGFFEEYGPSLKDAGIVAVGHRVVQGGSVFPKPALVTDKTIAQVKNLAVLAPLHNGPEATGAEVMRSLLPDTPQVFVFDSSFFFQLPKSASTYALNKEIADQYHIRRYGAHGTSHEYVGSQVPDLIGKPAEGLRQIVLHIGNGASASAQISGKPVETSMGLTPLEGLVMGGRTGDIDPAVVFHLIRNAHMNVDELDTLFNKHSGLMGMTGHGDMREIHKMIADGNEDAKLALEVYVHRIVSYIGNYTAQMGGVDVITFTAGVGENDEIVRRMVAHKLEPFGVKLDEKKNDTRSKEPRIISEPDSSVTLCIIPTNEELSIARQSATIAEQGDSYGNTFTK, via the coding sequence ATGGCAAAAACCGTCCTTGTTATCAATTCAGGTTCAAGCTCCATCAAATATCAGCTCGTGGACCTTGAAAACGGAGAGGGACTTGCCTCTGGCCTCGTCGAGAAAATCGGCGAGCCGTCAGATGGTCATTACAAGCATGAGTTCAACGGAGAAAAGCATGAGCTCGAAGAGCCGATTCCGGACCATGAGGTCGGCCTGAAGCGTGTTCTCGGATTCTTCGAGGAGTATGGCCCAAGCTTGAAGGATGCCGGCATCGTCGCCGTCGGCCACCGCGTCGTTCAGGGTGGGTCAGTCTTCCCCAAGCCAGCCTTGGTCACCGATAAGACCATCGCACAGGTCAAGAATCTCGCAGTGCTCGCTCCCCTTCACAATGGACCTGAGGCAACGGGCGCTGAAGTCATGCGTTCGCTTCTTCCCGATACGCCGCAGGTGTTCGTGTTCGACAGCTCATTCTTCTTCCAACTGCCAAAGTCGGCCAGCACCTATGCGCTCAACAAGGAAATTGCCGATCAGTACCATATTCGCCGCTACGGCGCTCACGGTACCAGCCACGAATATGTCGGATCCCAGGTTCCAGACCTTATCGGCAAGCCAGCCGAAGGCCTCAGGCAGATCGTGCTTCATATCGGAAACGGTGCATCCGCTTCCGCACAGATTTCCGGCAAGCCTGTGGAGACATCCATGGGTCTGACACCACTCGAAGGCCTGGTCATGGGTGGACGCACCGGTGACATCGACCCAGCCGTCGTATTCCACCTGATTCGCAATGCGCACATGAACGTCGATGAACTCGATACCCTGTTCAACAAGCACTCAGGCCTGATGGGCATGACCGGACACGGCGACATGCGAGAGATACACAAGATGATCGCCGATGGCAACGAGGACGCCAAGCTCGCTCTCGAGGTATACGTGCATCGCATCGTCAGCTACATCGGCAACTACACCGCCCAGATGGGTGGCGTCGATGTCATCACCTTCACCGCTGGCGTCGGCGAGAATGATGAGATCGTCCGCCGCATGGTGGCGCATAAGCTCGAACCATTCGGCGTGAAGCTCGATGAGAAGAAGAATGACACCCGTTCCAAGGAACCGCGAATCATCTCTGAACCTGACAGCAGTGTCACACTGTGCATCATTCCGACGAACGAGGAGCTGTCCATAGCCCGTCAGTCCGCAACGATCGCCGAGCAGGGCGATTCCTATGGCAACACCTTCACCAAGTAG
- a CDS encoding YwiC-like family protein, which produces MPIERTHYEASNASRETRLRARPLRRRVFADAWLSNQPGAWSLALAPPLSALVIFGFTPLRLLACVTWASGYSFIFAGAQWLSRHFRRQFLPASCFWGALTAILGAMLVIAAPGVLLWTPAFAVLMLVYAGCAWRRQTMSFGAEVVAVIAASSMAVLIATISNPPMQAVPGASDVSASLDSLALPTSPSVLVFGMAWLLQELGAILHVRTMLRRRRRTVMKRVSLIWHVLMVLLSLRYALLEFTAMLLLARAAVMPNVPVRLRVKTVGMIEMACTLLTCVSLVLTFR; this is translated from the coding sequence ATGCCAATCGAAAGAACGCATTACGAAGCATCGAACGCTTCGCGGGAAACAAGGCTCAGAGCACGTCCCTTGCGCAGACGCGTGTTCGCTGATGCTTGGCTTTCCAATCAGCCCGGTGCATGGTCGCTCGCACTGGCTCCGCCACTGAGCGCGCTTGTGATATTCGGCTTCACCCCGCTTCGACTGCTGGCATGCGTTACCTGGGCGAGTGGGTACAGCTTCATCTTCGCAGGAGCTCAGTGGCTTTCACGACATTTTCGCAGGCAGTTCCTGCCAGCGAGCTGCTTCTGGGGCGCGCTTACAGCGATTCTTGGAGCCATGCTGGTCATTGCAGCGCCAGGAGTGCTGCTTTGGACGCCTGCGTTCGCCGTTCTGATGCTCGTCTACGCCGGATGCGCGTGGAGACGCCAGACCATGTCCTTCGGGGCGGAGGTCGTAGCCGTCATCGCCGCATCTTCGATGGCTGTGCTCATCGCCACCATTTCGAATCCCCCGATGCAGGCCGTCCCGGGTGCGAGCGATGTCAGTGCCTCCCTGGACTCCCTTGCGTTGCCGACGTCTCCGTCTGTCTTGGTGTTCGGCATGGCATGGCTGCTGCAGGAGCTTGGAGCGATACTGCATGTGCGCACGATGCTGCGCCGCAGACGGCGCACCGTGATGAAACGTGTCTCGTTGATCTGGCATGTGCTTATGGTGCTGCTCTCACTGCGCTATGCACTTCTGGAATTCACCGCGATGCTGCTCCTTGCACGGGCTGCGGTCATGCCCAACGTCCCGGTCAGGCTCAGAGTGAAGACGGTCGGCATGATAGAGATGGCATGCACGCTTCTCACATGCGTGAGCCTCGTTCTGACTTTCAGATGA
- a CDS encoding TDT family transporter: MSISKSIGEAPEAPTQHRLETLPERIRKESRIAAFHRSVPLPKGGLTLAVLALGNLLGGMFSAQSVPIHIVFGLLPLPLFATIIVKFLMHPGVVLSEDMSNPVVAPVSATILMSLMQYASYIAPIGGIWGILAVALWYFAVSCNLVLMVHVASRFVVKHFDLANVFPTWFVGFVGIVVASATSAPVGQQPFGLLIFWCGFVLYALSFVAVTIRMFKISLPQAARPTVAIYAAPMSLSIAGYTTAEPHPNVTLVLVMLICAQLLFAFVLIQMPALLRLPLAPSYAAMTFPFVITATAMLKALTLFRGIGWSVPAWLFVVQKAETALAAIVVFYVFYLFITFELAQWRRTAPALHE, translated from the coding sequence ATGTCCATTTCAAAAAGCATCGGCGAAGCGCCGGAGGCACCCACACAGCACAGACTCGAGACACTTCCAGAGAGGATTCGCAAGGAATCCAGAATCGCAGCATTTCATAGGAGCGTTCCGCTTCCCAAGGGTGGCCTGACACTGGCGGTTCTTGCGCTCGGAAATCTGCTGGGAGGCATGTTCTCCGCCCAATCCGTCCCCATCCACATCGTCTTCGGTCTGCTGCCGCTGCCACTGTTCGCGACCATCATCGTCAAGTTCCTCATGCATCCAGGCGTCGTCCTGAGCGAGGACATGTCCAATCCGGTCGTCGCGCCCGTTTCGGCCACGATTCTGATGTCCCTCATGCAATACGCCTCATATATCGCTCCGATTGGCGGCATCTGGGGCATACTTGCCGTTGCCCTCTGGTATTTCGCGGTGAGCTGCAACCTCGTGCTCATGGTCCATGTCGCCAGTCGCTTCGTCGTGAAGCATTTCGATCTCGCCAATGTCTTCCCGACATGGTTCGTCGGATTCGTCGGCATCGTGGTGGCCTCGGCGACCTCGGCACCTGTCGGACAGCAGCCCTTCGGCCTCCTGATCTTCTGGTGCGGATTCGTTCTCTATGCCCTTAGCTTTGTGGCTGTGACCATCCGCATGTTCAAGATCTCATTGCCTCAGGCTGCACGGCCGACCGTGGCGATCTATGCAGCCCCAATGAGCCTTTCAATTGCTGGATATACGACTGCGGAGCCTCACCCGAATGTGACCCTGGTTCTGGTCATGCTGATATGCGCCCAATTGCTGTTCGCATTCGTGCTCATTCAGATGCCTGCGCTTCTGCGACTCCCACTCGCGCCGTCCTACGCCGCGATGACATTCCCCTTCGTCATCACCGCGACTGCGATGCTCAAGGCGCTCACGCTCTTCCGGGGAATCGGCTGGTCTGTGCCCGCGTGGCTCTTCGTCGTGCAGAAGGCAGAGACCGCGCTTGCCGCCATTGTCGTGTTCTATGTGTTCTATCTGTTCATCACATTCGAATTGGCGCAATGGCGCAGGACTGCGCCTGCCCTGCACGAGTGA
- a CDS encoding MFS transporter, producing the protein MTAENSVLAGTLGERSGTSALPSGRQSVRGLDFGRVFAIGFGMFAISAAWAIYNAYVPLKLKDLALPTMVVGLIMGIDNVCALTIQPLFGILSDSVRTRWGRRLPFAMFIAPICAVALFVVGISQGVAITVLSVVVYAVLMAMWRAPVVALMPDVTPSAQRSKANGIINLMGSIGAVTALVGASLLLKRCGMAAAFAAGAVIIAIAIVALVTMVKEPAEFRRGSCQDVPRVRPWKRFKEAIVPRLHLKSDERRSFVLIMLVIFLYTIGINSLETYFTLYATHDLHIRASSATSALAFYAAGSIVFAVFAGIIAMHIGRKATMSVGLGIAVIAFLPMPWIGSRELIIPAALLFGIVLTLVFVNALPWIAELGGAEHTGTMTAYYYLATSAGAVISPVLFGAIEEWTGEYRWIFLYAAVFFMMALSCMPFIRHGEARRTVSVAG; encoded by the coding sequence ATGACTGCAGAGAATTCGGTGCTCGCTGGAACTCTTGGGGAAAGATCAGGCACCTCTGCGCTGCCATCGGGCAGACAATCCGTTCGAGGTCTTGACTTCGGCAGAGTCTTTGCCATTGGATTCGGCATGTTCGCCATTTCAGCGGCTTGGGCGATATACAACGCATACGTTCCTCTGAAGCTCAAGGACCTTGCCCTGCCGACCATGGTCGTTGGGCTGATCATGGGCATCGATAACGTCTGTGCGCTTACCATCCAGCCCCTGTTCGGCATTCTCTCCGATTCCGTTCGCACACGATGGGGGAGAAGGCTGCCATTCGCGATGTTCATAGCACCGATATGCGCGGTCGCTCTGTTCGTCGTGGGGATCTCGCAAGGCGTTGCGATAACGGTGCTTTCAGTCGTCGTATATGCGGTGCTGATGGCCATGTGGAGGGCCCCTGTCGTTGCACTCATGCCGGATGTGACACCGTCCGCACAGCGCAGCAAGGCGAATGGCATCATCAATCTGATGGGCTCGATCGGTGCGGTGACGGCTCTTGTGGGCGCAAGCCTGCTGCTCAAGCGATGTGGCATGGCAGCTGCATTCGCAGCGGGTGCGGTCATCATAGCCATCGCGATCGTCGCATTGGTCACGATGGTGAAGGAGCCTGCGGAGTTCCGTCGTGGAAGCTGCCAGGATGTGCCGAGAGTCCGGCCCTGGAAGCGGTTCAAGGAAGCGATCGTTCCCCGGCTGCATCTCAAGTCAGACGAGAGACGAAGCTTCGTACTGATCATGCTGGTGATCTTCCTCTATACCATAGGCATCAACTCCTTGGAAACGTACTTCACACTGTATGCGACCCATGACTTGCATATTCGAGCGTCTTCGGCAACGAGCGCGCTCGCGTTCTATGCCGCCGGCTCGATAGTATTCGCCGTGTTTGCCGGCATCATCGCGATGCATATCGGCCGTAAGGCGACGATGAGCGTCGGCCTGGGAATCGCGGTCATCGCGTTTCTGCCGATGCCATGGATCGGCAGCCGCGAATTGATAATTCCTGCCGCCCTGCTTTTCGGGATCGTGCTGACCTTGGTCTTCGTGAATGCGCTGCCATGGATCGCCGAGCTCGGAGGGGCGGAACATACCGGAACCATGACCGCATACTACTATCTCGCCACCTCGGCAGGCGCTGTGATAAGCCCGGTGCTCTTCGGCGCAATCGAGGAATGGACGGGGGAATACCGCTGGATATTCCTTTATGCCGCAGTGTTCTTCATGATGGCATTGAGCTGTATGCCCTTTATCAGGCATGGCGAGGCGCGACGAACGGTATCTGTCGCAGGGTGA